One Streptomyces sp. SAI-135 DNA segment encodes these proteins:
- a CDS encoding extracellular solute-binding protein, producing the protein MDLSRRGFLQAAALTAAASPGLTVACGGGSGSGGTKNGKDLTLWYWGGALSDKVVAEAKTHFSGEIKLTSASIGGDFKQKLTTTLAAGTSVPDITGIKGEDIASFLPNANRFLDLNDLGFKKISSQYLDWKTKLAQTEDGKQIGFPIDIGPTALFYREDLFAKAGVDTDPAKVAELVKTWEDYFQLGVQLQKKNPGTYLVNNIGSVFNIAVGQGTQRFIDKDNHFIGDGDHIRAAWTTAVRPYTLGIDAKINDNTWNAAVGKNLLTELGAAWHALDIEQAAPQTKGKWRVCANPVGPANQGGSYLALPKQCRNPEEAFKIISWILSPANDARGFTDAAIFPAAPAAYTTPAMTGPDAFFGGQKVIEVFGPAAKAIKVAYEAPADAAVMAPFMTELTNIEAKGKKPDDAWKDAVAQAKQIARRQGVS; encoded by the coding sequence GTGGACCTTTCACGTAGAGGCTTCCTCCAGGCGGCCGCGCTGACCGCGGCCGCCTCCCCCGGACTGACCGTCGCCTGCGGCGGCGGCTCGGGCTCGGGCGGCACCAAGAACGGCAAGGACCTCACCTTGTGGTACTGGGGCGGCGCGCTCAGCGACAAGGTGGTCGCGGAGGCGAAGACCCACTTCAGCGGCGAGATCAAGCTGACCTCGGCGTCCATCGGCGGCGACTTCAAGCAGAAGCTCACCACCACCCTCGCCGCGGGCACCTCCGTGCCGGACATCACCGGCATCAAGGGCGAGGACATCGCGTCCTTCCTGCCCAACGCGAACCGCTTCCTCGACCTGAACGACCTCGGCTTCAAGAAGATCTCCTCGCAGTACCTGGACTGGAAGACCAAGCTCGCCCAGACCGAGGACGGCAAGCAGATCGGCTTCCCGATCGACATCGGCCCCACCGCGCTCTTCTACCGCGAGGACCTCTTCGCCAAGGCCGGCGTGGACACCGACCCCGCCAAGGTCGCCGAGCTCGTGAAGACCTGGGAGGACTACTTCCAGCTCGGCGTCCAGCTCCAGAAGAAGAACCCCGGCACCTACCTGGTCAACAACATCGGCTCCGTCTTCAACATCGCGGTCGGCCAGGGCACCCAGCGGTTCATCGACAAGGACAACCACTTCATCGGCGACGGGGACCACATACGCGCCGCGTGGACGACAGCGGTGCGCCCGTACACCCTGGGCATCGACGCCAAGATCAACGACAACACCTGGAACGCCGCCGTCGGCAAGAACCTGCTCACCGAGCTCGGCGCGGCCTGGCACGCGCTGGACATCGAGCAGGCGGCGCCGCAGACCAAGGGCAAGTGGCGGGTCTGCGCGAACCCGGTCGGACCGGCCAACCAGGGCGGCTCCTACCTGGCGCTGCCCAAGCAGTGCCGCAACCCCGAAGAAGCGTTCAAGATCATCAGCTGGATCCTGAGCCCCGCCAACGACGCCCGCGGGTTCACGGACGCCGCCATCTTCCCGGCCGCTCCGGCCGCGTACACCACACCGGCCATGACCGGTCCCGACGCCTTCTTCGGCGGACAGAAGGTCATCGAGGTCTTCGGGCCGGCCGCCAAGGCCATCAAGGTGGCCTACGAGGCACCCGCCGACGCCGCCGTCATGGCCCCCTTCATGACGGAACTGACCAACATCGAGGCCAAGGGCAAGAAGCCCGACGACGCCTGGAAGGACGCGGTCGCCCAGGCCAAGCAGATCGCCCGGCGGCAGGGGGTGAGCTGA
- a CDS encoding carbohydrate kinase family protein — protein sequence MDDDRPDVLLTGLLFYDLVLTGLGKPPTPGEEIWTAGMGCGPGGIANLAVAASRLGLRTTLATVFGDDYYGAYCQEILAGQEGVDLSLSRVADGWHTPVTVALAHGHDRALVTHGQEPPYSQDALMGDPPEARTALVHLEAEPRTWLAKAAANGTLIYADVGWDPTQEWSTDLLDQLALCHAFLPNEGEAMAYTRTDSAVAALGTLAELVPVAVVTRGGDGAVAVDQITGEYADVPALAVDVLDATGAGDVFGASFVAASLGGWPLEERLRFAVLAAGLSVRHHGGALAAPGWYGVDRWWRSLTDPELRRTYGFLADRLPADVGPPVRHAPVTPPRHL from the coding sequence GTGGACGACGACAGGCCCGACGTGCTCCTGACCGGGCTGCTCTTCTACGACCTCGTCCTCACCGGGCTCGGGAAGCCGCCGACGCCGGGCGAGGAGATCTGGACGGCCGGCATGGGCTGCGGCCCCGGAGGCATCGCCAACCTGGCGGTCGCCGCGTCCCGCCTCGGCCTGCGCACCACCCTGGCCACGGTCTTCGGCGACGACTACTACGGCGCCTACTGCCAGGAGATCCTCGCAGGTCAGGAAGGCGTCGACCTCTCGCTCTCGCGGGTCGCGGACGGCTGGCACACCCCGGTCACCGTCGCGCTCGCGCACGGCCACGACCGGGCCCTGGTCACCCACGGCCAGGAGCCGCCGTACTCCCAGGACGCGCTGATGGGCGACCCGCCCGAGGCGCGCACGGCCCTCGTCCACCTGGAGGCCGAACCGCGCACCTGGCTCGCCAAGGCCGCCGCGAACGGCACGCTGATCTACGCGGACGTCGGCTGGGACCCCACCCAGGAGTGGTCCACCGACCTCCTCGACCAGCTGGCGCTGTGCCACGCCTTCCTGCCCAACGAGGGCGAGGCGATGGCCTACACCCGCACCGACAGCGCGGTGGCGGCCCTCGGGACACTGGCCGAACTGGTGCCGGTGGCCGTGGTCACCCGCGGCGGGGACGGCGCGGTCGCCGTCGACCAGATCACCGGTGAGTACGCGGACGTCCCGGCCCTCGCCGTGGACGTGCTCGACGCCACGGGCGCGGGAGACGTCTTCGGCGCAAGCTTCGTCGCGGCCTCGCTCGGCGGCTGGCCGCTGGAGGAACGGCTGCGGTTCGCCGTCCTCGCCGCGGGTCTTTCCGTACGGCACCACGGCGGCGCCCTCGCGGCCCCCGGCTGGTACGGCGTCGACCGCTGGTGGCGCTCGCTGACCGATCCCGAGCTGCGCAGGACCTACGGCTTCCTGGCCGACCGGCTGCCGGCGGACGTCGGCCCGCCGGTGCGGCACGCCCCGGTCACCCCGCCCCGGCACCTCTGA
- a CDS encoding DeoR/GlpR family DNA-binding transcription regulator, with amino-acid sequence MLAERRHQLILRALRSGGPASVTDLSEQLGVSPATIRRDLVRLEEDGLLTRVHGGAVVEEGDQPFAEVAEVRVAEKDAIAERAAAMVADGQSVLLDIGTTAYRLARQLHGRRLTVITSNLVVYEELADDEGIELVLLGGMLRREYRSLVGFLTEDNLRQLHADWLFLGTSGVRPGGQVMDTTVVEVPVKRAMIKASDKVVLLADTAKFPGTGMARVCGPEELDVVVTNAPADPVTRSSLEEAGVEVVETGKVQE; translated from the coding sequence GTGCTGGCAGAACGACGACATCAACTCATCCTGCGGGCCCTGCGCTCCGGCGGCCCCGCGTCCGTGACCGATCTCTCCGAACAGCTGGGTGTGAGCCCCGCCACGATCAGGCGCGACCTGGTCAGACTCGAGGAGGACGGGCTGCTCACGCGGGTCCACGGCGGCGCCGTCGTGGAGGAGGGCGACCAGCCCTTCGCCGAGGTCGCCGAGGTGCGCGTGGCCGAGAAGGACGCCATAGCCGAGCGGGCCGCCGCCATGGTCGCCGACGGCCAGTCGGTGCTGCTCGACATCGGCACCACCGCCTACCGGCTGGCCCGCCAGCTGCACGGCCGCCGCCTCACGGTGATCACCAGCAATCTGGTGGTCTACGAGGAGCTCGCCGACGACGAGGGCATCGAACTGGTGCTGCTCGGCGGCATGCTCCGCCGCGAGTACCGCTCCCTGGTCGGCTTCCTCACCGAGGACAACCTGCGCCAGCTGCACGCCGACTGGCTCTTCCTCGGTACCAGTGGAGTGCGCCCGGGCGGGCAGGTGATGGATACGACGGTCGTCGAGGTGCCGGTGAAGCGAGCCATGATCAAGGCCAGTGACAAGGTCGTCCTGCTCGCCGACACCGCCAAGTTCCCGGGGACGGGCATGGCGAGGGTCTGCGGTCCCGAGGAGCTGGACGTGGTGGTCACGAACGCCCCGGCCGACCCGGTGACCCGCTCCTCGCTGGAGGAGGCGGGCGTCGAGGTGGTCGAGACAGGAAAGGTGCAAGAGTGA
- a CDS encoding 6-phospho-beta-glucosidase → MKLTILGGGGFRVPLVYGALLGDRGEGRVTEVVLHDLDAGRLSAVTRVLAEQAARVEDAPRVSATTDLDEALRGTDFVFSAIRVGGLEGRADDERVALAEGVLGQETVGAGGIAYGLRTVPVAVDIARRVARLAPDAWVINFTNPAGLVTEAMSRHLGDRVIGICDSPVGLGRRIARVLGADPNEAWIDYVGLNHLGWVRGLKIAGRDELPRLLADPDLLGSFEEGKLFGVDWLRSLGAIPNEYLHYYYFNREAVRAYQQAEKTRGAFLADQQARFYDEVGAPGVKALDVWDRTRAEREATYMSENRETAGAGERDADDLSGGYEKVALALMRAIARDERTTLILNVRNQGTLSVLDRDAVIEVPCLVDANGAHPVSVAPLPDHATGLVCSVKAVEREVLAAAESASRATAVKAFALHPLVDSVNVARKLVEGYTSVHPGLAYLK, encoded by the coding sequence GTGAAGCTGACCATTCTGGGCGGCGGCGGGTTCCGCGTACCGCTCGTGTACGGCGCCCTCCTGGGCGACCGCGGCGAGGGCAGGGTCACCGAGGTCGTGCTGCACGACCTGGACGCCGGCCGGCTGTCCGCGGTGACCCGGGTCCTCGCCGAGCAGGCCGCCCGGGTCGAGGACGCCCCCCGGGTGAGCGCCACGACCGACCTGGACGAGGCCCTGCGCGGCACCGACTTCGTGTTCTCGGCGATCCGCGTCGGCGGCCTGGAGGGCCGTGCCGACGACGAGCGGGTGGCCCTCGCGGAAGGCGTCCTCGGCCAGGAGACGGTCGGCGCGGGCGGCATCGCCTACGGCCTGCGCACGGTCCCCGTGGCCGTGGACATCGCCCGCCGGGTCGCCCGGCTCGCTCCCGACGCCTGGGTCATCAACTTCACCAACCCCGCGGGCCTGGTCACCGAGGCCATGTCCCGCCACCTCGGCGACCGCGTCATCGGCATCTGCGACTCCCCGGTCGGCCTCGGCCGCCGTATCGCGCGCGTGCTCGGCGCCGACCCGAACGAGGCGTGGATCGACTACGTCGGCCTCAACCACCTCGGCTGGGTCCGCGGCCTGAAGATCGCCGGCCGGGACGAGCTGCCCCGGCTGCTCGCCGACCCCGACCTGCTGGGCTCCTTCGAGGAGGGCAAGCTCTTCGGCGTCGACTGGCTGCGGTCGCTGGGCGCGATCCCCAACGAGTACCTGCACTACTACTACTTCAACCGCGAGGCCGTCCGCGCCTACCAGCAGGCCGAGAAGACCCGCGGCGCCTTCCTCGCCGACCAGCAGGCCCGGTTCTACGACGAGGTCGGCGCCCCCGGGGTGAAGGCGCTGGACGTCTGGGACCGCACCCGCGCCGAGCGCGAGGCGACCTACATGTCCGAGAACCGGGAGACGGCCGGCGCCGGCGAACGCGACGCCGACGACCTCTCCGGCGGCTACGAGAAGGTCGCCCTCGCCCTGATGCGGGCCATCGCGCGCGACGAGCGCACCACCCTGATCCTCAACGTCCGCAACCAGGGCACGCTCTCCGTGCTCGACCGCGACGCCGTCATCGAGGTGCCCTGCCTCGTCGACGCCAACGGCGCCCACCCCGTCTCCGTCGCCCCGCTGCCCGACCACGCCACCGGTCTGGTCTGCTCGGTCAAGGCGGTCGAGCGGGAGGTGCTGGCGGCCGCCGAGTCCGCCTCGCGCGCGACCGCGGTGAAGGCCTTCGCGCTGCACCCGCTGGTCGACTCCGTCAATGTCGCCCGCAAGCTGGTCGAGGGCTACACCTCGGTCCATCCGGGGCTCGCGTACCTTAAGTAG
- a CDS encoding glycoside hydrolase family 38 C-terminal domain-containing protein produces the protein MHDERRRIEERVQRAHDQRIKPAIHAATVPFEVEAWQAPGEPVSFEEAAAARYTPFAMNTPWGPPWGTTWFRMRGQVPAEWAGRRVEAVIDLGFVGDWPGNQAEALVHLPDGRPLKAVNPLNQYVPVANPATGGEQIDYLVEAASNPDILKDNFSRVTPMGDKLTAGSAPLYTFQRADLAILDEEVFHLDLDLQVLRELMVHLPEHEPRRHEILHALDRAMDALDLDDVAGSAAAVREVLAPVLAKPAHASAHTISGVGHAHIDSAWLWPIRETKRKTSRTFSNVTALADEYDDFIFACSQAQQYEWVRDNYPHVWARIQDSVKKGQWAPVGGMWVEADGNLPGGEAIARQLVHGKRFFIEHFGIETKGVWLPDSFGYTAAYPQLAKLAGNDWFLTQKISWNQTNKFPHHTFWWEGIDGTRIFTHFPPVDTYNARFSGEEMDRAVRNYAEKGGGQRSLAPFGWGDGGGGPTREIMERARRLANLEGSPKVVVEHPDDFFAKAREEYPDAPVWVGELYLELHRATYTSQARTKQGNRRSEHKLREAELWATTAALHAPGYSYPYEKLDRLWKTVLLHQFHDILPGSSIAWVHREAEAEYARVAEELEALTAEAVAALGAGGTRVFNTSPFDRAEVVRTSAGSLAFVRAPANGSAPLADAEPDRPVKAEGRVLDNGLVRVEVAEDGTLSSVYDLRAGREVLGDKGNLLRLHTDLPNYWDAWDIDKHYNNRYTDLLEPTSVELVSDDPLLGAIRVTRAFGKGSTITQTITLRADSPRVDFETDIDWHEAEKILKAAFPVDVRAAHSSAEIQFGHVQRPTHTNTSWEAARFEVSGHRWVHVGEPGYGVAVLNDSTYGHDVSRTVREDGGTTTTVRLSLVRAPRIPDPEADQGRHRFTYALLPGASIEDTVAEGYSLNLPLRVADAAGAPGPVVSVDGENVTVEAVKLADDTSGDMVVRLYESGGGRARGVLRTGFPLAGAQVTDLLERPLEDAPVEDGAVAVSLRPFQVLTLRLRRG, from the coding sequence ATGCACGACGAACGCCGCCGCATCGAGGAGCGCGTCCAGCGCGCCCACGACCAGCGCATCAAGCCCGCGATCCACGCGGCCACGGTCCCCTTCGAGGTGGAGGCCTGGCAGGCGCCCGGCGAGCCGGTCTCCTTCGAGGAGGCCGCGGCCGCCCGCTACACGCCCTTCGCGATGAACACCCCGTGGGGCCCGCCCTGGGGCACCACCTGGTTCCGGATGCGCGGCCAGGTGCCCGCCGAGTGGGCCGGACGGCGCGTCGAGGCCGTCATCGACCTCGGCTTCGTCGGCGACTGGCCCGGCAACCAGGCCGAGGCCCTGGTCCACCTGCCCGACGGCCGCCCCCTGAAGGCCGTCAACCCGCTCAACCAGTACGTCCCCGTCGCCAACCCGGCGACCGGCGGCGAGCAGATCGACTACCTGGTCGAGGCCGCCTCCAACCCGGACATCCTCAAGGACAACTTCTCCCGGGTCACGCCGATGGGCGACAAGCTCACGGCCGGCTCCGCGCCGCTCTACACCTTCCAGCGCGCCGACCTCGCGATCCTCGACGAGGAGGTCTTCCACCTCGACCTGGACCTCCAGGTCCTGCGCGAGCTCATGGTCCACCTCCCCGAGCACGAGCCCCGCCGCCACGAGATCCTGCACGCCCTGGACCGGGCCATGGACGCCCTCGACCTGGACGACGTCGCCGGCAGCGCGGCCGCCGTCCGCGAGGTCCTCGCGCCGGTGCTGGCCAAGCCCGCGCACGCGAGCGCCCACACGATCTCCGGTGTCGGCCACGCCCACATCGACTCGGCGTGGCTGTGGCCCATCCGGGAGACCAAGCGCAAGACGTCCCGCACCTTCTCCAACGTCACCGCGCTCGCCGACGAGTACGACGACTTCATCTTCGCCTGCTCCCAGGCCCAGCAGTACGAGTGGGTGCGCGACAACTACCCGCACGTGTGGGCCCGCATCCAGGACTCCGTGAAGAAGGGCCAGTGGGCGCCGGTCGGCGGCATGTGGGTCGAGGCCGACGGCAACCTGCCCGGCGGCGAGGCCATCGCCCGCCAGCTCGTCCACGGCAAGCGGTTCTTCATCGAGCACTTCGGCATCGAGACCAAGGGCGTGTGGCTGCCGGACTCCTTCGGCTACACCGCCGCCTACCCGCAGCTCGCCAAGCTGGCCGGCAACGACTGGTTCCTCACCCAGAAGATCTCCTGGAACCAGACCAACAAGTTCCCCCACCACACCTTCTGGTGGGAGGGCATCGACGGCACCCGCATCTTCACCCACTTCCCGCCCGTCGACACCTACAACGCCCGCTTCAGCGGCGAGGAGATGGACCGCGCGGTCCGCAACTACGCGGAGAAGGGCGGCGGGCAGCGCTCGCTGGCCCCCTTCGGCTGGGGCGACGGCGGTGGCGGCCCCACCCGCGAGATCATGGAGCGGGCCCGGCGCCTGGCGAACCTGGAGGGCTCCCCGAAGGTCGTCGTCGAGCACCCCGACGACTTCTTCGCCAAGGCCCGCGAGGAGTACCCCGACGCCCCGGTCTGGGTCGGCGAGCTCTACCTGGAGCTGCACCGCGCCACCTACACCTCGCAGGCCCGCACCAAGCAGGGCAACCGCCGCTCCGAGCACAAGCTGCGCGAGGCCGAGCTGTGGGCGACGACGGCCGCGCTGCACGCGCCGGGCTACTCCTACCCGTACGAGAAGCTCGACCGGCTGTGGAAGACGGTCCTGCTGCACCAGTTCCACGACATCCTGCCCGGCTCCTCGATCGCCTGGGTGCACCGTGAGGCGGAGGCCGAATACGCCCGGGTGGCCGAGGAGTTGGAGGCGCTGACCGCCGAAGCCGTGGCCGCGCTGGGCGCCGGCGGCACCCGGGTCTTCAACACCAGCCCGTTCGACCGGGCCGAGGTGGTCCGTACCTCCGCGGGCTCCCTCGCGTTCGTGCGGGCACCCGCGAACGGCAGCGCGCCGCTGGCGGACGCCGAACCCGACCGGCCCGTGAAGGCCGAGGGCCGGGTCCTCGACAACGGACTGGTGCGCGTCGAGGTGGCCGAGGACGGCACCCTGTCGTCCGTGTACGACCTGCGGGCCGGGCGCGAAGTCCTCGGCGACAAGGGCAACCTGCTCCGCCTGCACACCGACCTCCCGAACTACTGGGACGCCTGGGACATCGACAAGCACTACAACAACCGCTACACGGACCTCCTGGAGCCCACGTCGGTGGAGCTCGTCTCGGACGACCCGCTGCTCGGCGCGATCCGTGTGACCCGCGCCTTCGGCAAGGGCTCGACGATCACCCAGACCATCACCCTGCGCGCCGACAGCCCCCGCGTCGACTTCGAGACCGACATCGACTGGCACGAGGCCGAGAAGATCCTCAAGGCGGCCTTCCCGGTGGACGTCCGGGCCGCGCACTCCTCCGCGGAGATCCAGTTCGGCCACGTCCAGCGGCCCACGCACACCAACACCAGCTGGGAGGCGGCCCGTTTCGAGGTCTCCGGCCACCGCTGGGTGCACGTCGGCGAACCCGGCTACGGCGTCGCGGTCCTCAACGACTCCACCTACGGCCACGACGTCTCCCGCACGGTCCGTGAGGACGGCGGTACGACGACCACGGTCCGGCTCAGCCTGGTCCGCGCCCCGCGCATCCCGGACCCGGAGGCCGACCAGGGCAGGCACCGCTTCACCTACGCGCTGCTGCCCGGCGCGAGCATCGAGGACACCGTCGCCGAGGGCTACTCCCTCAACCTGCCCCTGCGGGTGGCGGACGCGGCCGGTGCCCCCGGGCCGGTCGTCTCGGTCGACGGCGAGAACGTGACCGTGGAGGCCGTCAAGCTCGCCGACGACACCTCCGGCGACATGGTGGTCCGCCTCTACGAGTCCGGCGGCGGCCGCGCCCGGGGCGTGCTGCGCACCGGGTTCCCGCTCGCCGGCGCCCAGGTCACCGACCTGCTGGAGCGCCCGCTGGAGGACGCTCCCGTCGAGGACGGCGCGGTGGCGGTCTCGCTGCGCCCCTTCCAGGTGCTCACCCTGCGGCTGCGGAGGGGCTGA
- a CDS encoding alpha-L-fucosidase: MQPWFTDAKLGIFVHWGIYAVDGVQESWSFYDDIVPHDQYMSQLERFTGAKYDPREWADLFERAGARYAVLTSRHHDGVALWDTGYGDLNLGKDYVGPYAEALREKGLKVGLYYSHSDWNHPDYASTRKPGRPPEQEDNRYSEVAAEDEDLAAWERFIAYRDGQVRELASRYRPDLMWFDGEWERSEEQWRIPELAALVRTYVPDVVFNARMLSEGDYATPEQGAPIEPPDGPWELCLTINDSWGYQHQDHNHKSLAQLIRYFTETIGGGGNLLLDVGPMEDGTIPQPQVERLEGLGEWIGKHSEAVYGTRRGLPAGHHYGPSTLSADGRTLYLVLFDAPRAEIGLRGLVTPVRKVTVLGTGTELGHRMVGGLHDAVGIVWIDPPSAADLDPYATVLKVELDGELELYRGSGRS, encoded by the coding sequence CTGCAACCCTGGTTCACCGACGCCAAGTTGGGGATCTTCGTCCACTGGGGCATCTACGCCGTCGACGGCGTCCAGGAGTCCTGGTCGTTCTACGACGACATCGTCCCGCACGACCAGTACATGTCCCAGCTGGAGCGCTTCACGGGCGCCAAGTACGACCCGCGTGAGTGGGCCGACCTGTTCGAGCGGGCCGGCGCCAGGTACGCGGTGCTGACGAGCCGCCACCACGACGGCGTGGCCCTGTGGGACACCGGGTACGGCGATCTCAACCTCGGCAAGGACTACGTCGGGCCCTACGCCGAGGCCCTGCGGGAGAAGGGCCTGAAGGTCGGCCTCTACTACTCGCACTCCGACTGGAACCACCCCGACTACGCCTCCACGCGCAAGCCGGGCCGCCCGCCGGAGCAGGAGGACAACCGCTACTCCGAGGTGGCCGCCGAGGACGAGGACCTGGCGGCCTGGGAACGGTTCATCGCCTACCGGGACGGCCAGGTCCGCGAGCTGGCCTCCCGTTACCGGCCCGACCTGATGTGGTTCGACGGCGAATGGGAACGCAGCGAGGAGCAGTGGCGCATCCCCGAACTCGCCGCGCTCGTCAGGACGTACGTGCCGGACGTCGTCTTCAACGCGCGCATGCTCTCCGAGGGCGACTACGCCACCCCCGAACAGGGTGCTCCCATCGAACCGCCGGACGGCCCCTGGGAGTTGTGCCTGACGATCAACGACTCGTGGGGCTACCAGCACCAGGACCACAACCACAAGTCGCTCGCCCAGTTGATCCGCTACTTCACCGAGACCATCGGTGGGGGCGGCAACCTGCTCCTCGACGTCGGCCCGATGGAGGACGGGACCATCCCGCAGCCGCAGGTCGAACGGCTCGAAGGGCTGGGGGAGTGGATCGGGAAGCACTCCGAGGCGGTGTACGGCACCCGGCGCGGACTGCCCGCCGGGCACCACTACGGTCCCAGCACCCTCTCCGCGGACGGCCGGACGCTGTACCTGGTCCTCTTCGACGCGCCGCGCGCCGAGATCGGGCTGCGCGGACTGGTCACCCCGGTCCGCAAGGTCACCGTCCTCGGCACCGGCACGGAACTCGGCCACCGCATGGTCGGCGGACTCCACGACGCCGTGGGCATCGTGTGGATCGACCCACCGTCCGCGGCGGACCTCGACCCGTACGCCACGGTCCTCAAGGTCGAGCTGGACGGCGAGCTGGAGCTGTACCGCGGTTCGGGCCGGTCCTGA
- a CDS encoding carbohydrate binding domain-containing protein, which translates to MRNPLRRSRVLALLGSAALALAGAIALPQTAQAANVLTNPGFESGSLSPWTCTGNLGSVVSSPVHGGSKALQGAVSSSDNAQCSQTVAVQPNTTYSLSGWVRGSYVYLGVNGGASTWTTSPSAYSQLTVSFTTGASQTSAQIYVHGWYAQGSYYADDISLDGPGGGGGSDTQAPTAPTGLTSTGKTSSSVSLKWNASRDNVGVTAYDVYSGSNNVLSVSGTSATVSGLSPSTAYTFTVKARDAAGNTSGASNSVSVTTDAGGGGGTGFKQAAPYLYEGWGDPPSPATVMSATGVKWFTMAFMLDSGGCNPAWDSTRPLTGGVDQTAINQIRAAGGDIVPSFGGWQGSKLGANCSSASALAAALQKVIDAYSLKAIDMDIENTDEFENEAVQARILTALKTVKANNPGLKTIVTFGTSTTGPTYYGNRLIEQAQSLGANIDVFTIMPFDFGGGSDMYGNTVNATEGLKAKLKSTFGWDDATAYSHIGISGMNGLSDQQENTTPAIWTQIRDWANAHHIARLAFWSVNRDRPCPGGGVVSNCSGISQSNWQFTSITAGFTG; encoded by the coding sequence GTGCGCAACCCACTCAGACGTTCCAGAGTCCTCGCTCTGCTCGGCTCGGCCGCCCTCGCGCTCGCCGGAGCCATCGCCCTTCCCCAGACGGCCCAGGCCGCCAACGTCCTGACGAACCCGGGCTTCGAATCGGGGAGCCTCTCCCCCTGGACCTGCACCGGCAACCTCGGTTCGGTCGTCTCCTCTCCCGTGCACGGGGGCTCCAAGGCCCTTCAGGGCGCGGTGAGTTCGAGCGACAACGCCCAGTGCAGCCAGACCGTCGCCGTCCAGCCCAACACCACGTACAGCCTGAGCGGCTGGGTGCGCGGGTCCTACGTCTACCTCGGTGTGAACGGCGGCGCTTCCACCTGGACGACCTCCCCGTCGGCCTACAGCCAGCTGACCGTCTCCTTCACCACCGGCGCCTCGCAGACCAGCGCGCAGATCTACGTCCACGGCTGGTACGCCCAGGGCAGCTACTACGCCGACGACATCAGCCTCGACGGCCCCGGCGGTGGCGGTGGCTCCGACACCCAGGCACCGACCGCGCCGACCGGGCTGACCTCCACCGGCAAGACCTCGTCGAGCGTGTCGCTGAAGTGGAACGCCTCGAGGGACAACGTCGGGGTGACGGCGTACGACGTCTACAGCGGCTCGAACAACGTCCTCAGCGTCTCCGGTACCTCCGCCACCGTCAGCGGGCTCTCGCCCAGCACGGCGTACACCTTCACCGTCAAGGCACGCGACGCGGCCGGGAACACCTCCGGGGCGTCCAACTCCGTGAGCGTGACGACCGACGCGGGCGGCGGTGGCGGCACCGGCTTCAAGCAGGCGGCGCCCTATCTGTACGAGGGCTGGGGCGATCCGCCGAGCCCGGCCACGGTGATGAGCGCGACCGGGGTCAAGTGGTTCACGATGGCGTTCATGCTGGACTCCGGCGGCTGCAACCCCGCGTGGGACAGCACCCGGCCGCTGACCGGCGGTGTCGACCAGACCGCCATCAACCAGATCCGTGCCGCCGGCGGTGACATCGTGCCGTCGTTCGGCGGCTGGCAGGGCAGCAAGCTCGGCGCCAACTGCTCCTCGGCGAGCGCCCTCGCGGCCGCCCTCCAGAAGGTGATCGACGCCTACTCGCTCAAGGCGATCGACATGGACATCGAGAACACCGACGAGTTCGAGAACGAGGCCGTGCAGGCGAGGATCCTGACCGCGCTGAAGACGGTCAAGGCCAACAACCCCGGTCTGAAGACCATCGTCACCTTCGGCACCTCGACCACCGGCCCCACCTACTACGGCAACCGGCTCATCGAGCAGGCGCAGTCGCTCGGCGCGAACATCGACGTGTTCACCATCATGCCGTTCGACTTCGGCGGCGGCTCCGACATGTACGGCAACACCGTGAACGCCACGGAGGGGCTGAAGGCCAAGCTGAAGTCCACCTTCGGCTGGGACGACGCCACCGCGTACTCCCACATCGGCATCTCCGGCATGAACGGGCTCTCCGACCAGCAGGAGAACACGACCCCGGCGATCTGGACCCAGATCCGGGACTGGGCGAACGCGCATCACATCGCCCGGCTCGCGTTCTGGTCGGTCAACCGCGACCGGCCCTGCCCGGGTGGTGGCGTGGTGAGCAACTGCTCCGGGATCAGCCAGAGCAACTGGCAGTTCACCTCGATCACGGCCGGCTTCACCGGCTGA